In the genome of Triticum urartu cultivar G1812 chromosome 5, Tu2.1, whole genome shotgun sequence, one region contains:
- the LOC125511077 gene encoding glycine-rich RNA-binding protein GRP1A-like — protein MAFLQKVGNALKRSAGSGSAMLQAVRSMSSAKVFVGGISYGTDDQSLADAFSNYGQVVESKVIMDRESGRSRGFGFVTYTSAEEAGAAITGMDGKDLQGRIVRVSYAHDRGSRPSFGGGGGYGGGGGYGGADGGYGGGGGSYGGGGGYSGGGGYGGGGRGGGGGGYNSGGNYNSGYNSGGNYGAPQGGQGGYGGDAGFTGVGGGGYNAAPANNYGGDSLNQGGGAPPAFGGGNFGAGNDSYANDAPVDLPPGKLDDLLKDLKFDVGGKEDGAGEGDADTKRSEGQDDFLDDDFSKDEDDYANKRS, from the exons ATGGCGTTCCTGCAGAAGGTCGGGAATGCCCTCAAGCGATCCGCGGGCTCCGGCTCGGCGATGCTCCAGGCGGTCCGGTCCATGTCCTCCGCCAAGGTCTTCGTCGGAG GCATCTCGTACGGCACCGATGACCAGAGCCTCGCGGATGCGTTTTCCAACTACGGCCAAGTCGTGGAAT CCAAGGTGATCATGGACCGTGAATCTGGAAGGTCAAGGGGGTTTGGTTTCGTGACCTACACTTCGGCAGAGGAGGCTGGAGCTGCCATCACCGGAATGGATGGGAAG GATCTGCAGGGTCGGATAGTGAGGGTGAGCTATGCTCATGACCGTGGTAGTCGTCCAAGTTTTGGTGGTGGGGGTGGctacggtggcggcggcggctatggCGGTGCTGACGGTGGTTACGGTGGAGGGGGTGGTTCctatggtggtggtggagggtACAGCGGAGGTGGTGGATATGGAGGTGGAGGCAgaggtggcggcggtggtggatACAACAGTGGTGGCAATTATAATTCAGGGTACAACAGTGGGGGGAACTATGGTGCCCCTCAAGGCGGGCAAGGTGGCTATGGGGGTGATGCTGGTTTCACAGGGGTTGGTGGTGGTGGATACAATGCTGCTCCTGCCAACAACTATGGCGGCGATAGCCTGAATCAAGGGGGTGGTGCACCTCCTGCATTTGGAGGTGGAAACTTCGGCGCAGGCAACGACAGCTACGCGAACGATGCCCCTGTTGATCTGCCCCCTGGTAAGCTTGATGACCTGCTGAAGGATCTCAAATTTGATGTTGGTGGCAAGGAGGATGGTGCTGGGGAGGGTGATGCGGACACCAAGAGAAGCGAGGGCCAGGATGACTTTCTTGACGACGACTTCAGcaaggatgaagatgactacgCCAACAAGAGAAGCTGA